GATAGTTCCCGCAATCAGGAGACTTGCCGCAATGGCGGACTTGACAAAATTCTGATTCATTCTTATACCTCGCTTGTTTATTGTTTTTTGTTTGTTGTTTTTTGTGCGCCGAAATATAGAACCCGTTTTTGCCATTGTCCAATACTTAATTCTTATGCGGTATTATCGGATTTTTTTATAAGTTCCGAACGCAAAATAGCCTTTTGCTATCGGCAGGTATAAGAAAATAGTATAACGCCAGATATTGTGCCGCAAAAAACCGATTTGTATTTTATAGTATCATCTTTTTTATTTGGTTTAAAATGTCTTTAACCCGCGAAGAAGCTCTTAATATTCTGAATACCAATGCAGAACTCTTGCCTGCGCTTGTTGAAAATGCATATAAATTGCGCGCCAAGTACAAAGGCAACCGCGTAAACATCCAGTTGCTCACCAATGTCCGTAGTGGAAACTGCACGCAGAACTGCGCGTATTGCGCCCAGTCCCGCGATTCCGAAGCACCTATTGAAAAGTACCGCTATGTAGAGGATAAAAAACTCTATGGCGACAACGATCTTGTTGACGAAATGCATTTGGCGAGGCACTGCATCGGGCTCAGCGGCATCCGCTTTGCCGACGACGATATCGAAAAACTTGCCGAACGCATCCGCAGGATGAAAAAGAATGACACGCAAATCTGTTGTTCCATCGGGTTCCTGACCGAAAAGCAGGCTTTGATTCTTAAGGAAGCGGGGCTGAACCGTATCAATCACAACTTGAACAGCAGCCGTCGTTTTTATCCGAGCATCTGCAC
Above is a window of Fibrobacter sp. DNA encoding:
- the bioB gene encoding biotin synthase BioB, which gives rise to MSLTREEALNILNTNAELLPALVENAYKLRAKYKGNRVNIQLLTNVRSGNCTQNCAYCAQSRDSEAPIEKYRYVEDKKLYGDNDLVDEMHLARHCIGLSGIRFADDDIEKLAERIRRMKKNDTQICCSIGFLTEKQALILKEAGLNRINHNLNSSRRFYPSICTTHTYQERIDNLKMLKGLGFEICSGGIIGMGETPEDVVDMLFELLEINPDSVPINFLLPVEGTRLAKRDISALTPEYCIKVLCLARLMLPKSDIRCAAGREMYFKGHEKTLFKVADSIFASGYLTEGGQSLEETFRTIEAAGFTWQVESESSH